TCATCGGCGTCGTGGTGCGGGCGCCAGCGGGTCGGCCAGGGCTGGCCCAGATCCTCCAGATGGCAGCGGATCGCCTCCACCTCCAATCGCACGGCGGCCTCGCCGGCGAAGATCAGGGTCACCGAGCGGGCATCCGAGGTGATGGTGAGAAGATTGAGTATATCGTCGTCGCCGCCCGGCTTGAGGCCCCGGTAGCGCACGCGCGCAACTTTATCGAAGCAGAGGCCGCTGTTGACCCGCTCGAAGGGGGGCTGATCGGCGTCGTCAAAGGCCGCGTCCTCGCCTTCCGGCAAAGGCCGGGGCGCGGCGGGGCGTTCGTCCTCGGCCGGATCGCCGTGCCAGAGAAAGCGGTTGGCCACCAGGACGAAGCGCTTCTCCTCCGGCAGGTACTTCATATCGCCCAGCGGCACCAGGGCGTCCTGCAGCAGCGCCGCCAGCACGTCCATGTCCTGCGGATCGCGGGCGCGCAGTTTCAACGGCTTGCCGTCCGATGCCTCTTGCTCGACCATGGCCCTTGTCCTTCGATCCCCTCTTGCCTCGACCGGGATCACTCCGGCGTCCGGCGCCGGGTGATGGCGGCGCCGCAGGCTGCCAGTTTCTGCTCCAGTTGCTCGTAGCCGCGATCCAGGTGAT
The sequence above is drawn from the Pelagibius sp. CAU 1746 genome and encodes:
- a CDS encoding DUF2948 family protein yields the protein MVEQEASDGKPLKLRARDPQDMDVLAALLQDALVPLGDMKYLPEEKRFVLVANRFLWHGDPAEDERPAAPRPLPEGEDAAFDDADQPPFERVNSGLCFDKVARVRYRGLKPGGDDDILNLLTITSDARSVTLIFAGEAAVRLEVEAIRCHLEDLGQPWPTRWRPHHDADESGEQP